In Phytoactinopolyspora mesophila, the following are encoded in one genomic region:
- the gltB gene encoding glutamate synthase large subunit — MRLTPASRNQPVSQGLYDPRFEHDACGVAFVATLDGVASHQIVRHGLTALANLDHRGASGAEPGSGDGAGILVQIPDAFFRAVVDFDLPSFGSYAVGTAFLPDSDEDAQKAVDAIERIAGEEELRVVGWREVPVTPELVGATARSVMPRFRQLFVAGTGDAGGMTLERRAFVLRKRAEHELGTYFPSLSARTIVYKGMLTTGQLEPFFPDLSDHRFASALAVVHSRFSTNTFPSWPLAHPYRYVAHNGEINTVQGNRNWMRARESLLASDVIPGDLSRIYPIVDPTGSDSASFDEVLELLHLGGRSLPHAVRMMIPEAWENHAGLSDERRAFFEFHSTIMEPWDGPACVVFTDGNQVGAVLDRNGLRPGRWWVTDDGLVVLASEAGVLDIEQSKVVRKGRLEPGRMFLADLDEHRIISDDEVMEQLASAEPYGEWLHAGLIRLGDLPEREHITHTHASVTRRQQTFGYTEEDLRILLTPMAMKGAEPIGSMGTDTPIATLSERPRMLFDYFAQLFAQVTNPPLDAIREELVTSLAGTIGPEGNLLDAGPASCRQMVVPFPVIDNDDLAKIIHVNRDGNLPGYATHVIRGLYDVAGGGTALARRLDEICNEASKAIDAGARIIVLSDRHSDATQAPIPSLLLTAAVHHHLVREKTRTLVGLVIEAGDVREVHHVALLIGYGAAAVNPYLAMETVEDLARRGTLLQDIAPEKAVANLIKALGKGVLKVMSKMGVSTVASYTGAQIFEAVGLARDVVDRYFTGTTSKLGGIGLDVIAEEVRRRHVRAYPPGGGAAAHRSLDVGGEYQWRREGEHHLFDPETVFRLQHSTRAGRYDVFKQYTKRVDEQAKRLMTLRGLFGFKEGVRPPVPIEEVEPVESIVRRFSTGAMSYGSISGEAHETLAIAMNRLGGKSNTGEGGEDPERLYDPERRSAVKQIASGRFGVTSEYLTNADDLQIKMAQGAKPGEGGQLPGPKVWPWIAKTRHSTPGVGLISPPPHHDIYSIEDLAQLIHDLKNSNPSARVHVKLVAEVGVGTVAAGVSKAHADVVLISGHDGGTGASPLTSLKHAGGPWELGLAETQQTLLLNGLRDRIVVQTDGQLKTGRDVVIAALLGAEEYGFSTAPLVVSGCVMMRVCHLDTCPVGIATQNPELRQRYTGKAEFVVNFFEYIAEEVREYLAQLGFRSLDEAIGHADVLDTTEAVEHWKANGLDLSPLLYMPELPEGAARRQIVAQDHGLEKALDNQLISLATDALEHGEPVRAQVNIRNVNRTVGTMLGHEVTKRFGTNALPDDTIDITLVGSAGQSFGAFVPRGITLRLEGDANDYLGKGLSGGRIILRPDRDAGFVAEENVVTGNVTAYGATSGELFIRGVAGERFCVRNSGATAVVEGVGDHACEYMTGGVAVILGRTGRNVAAGMSGGTAYVLDLDESRVNPEMVELEEPSEEALERLHGIITRHRDETGSAVAEALLADWEQAAARFTTIMPRDFKRVLAAKAAAERDGRDVDTAVMEAAHG, encoded by the coding sequence ATGCGCCTCACGCCTGCTAGCCGTAACCAGCCTGTTTCTCAGGGCTTGTACGACCCCCGTTTTGAGCACGACGCCTGTGGCGTGGCCTTTGTGGCCACGCTGGACGGTGTGGCCAGCCATCAGATCGTGCGGCACGGGCTCACGGCGCTGGCCAACCTCGACCACCGGGGTGCCTCCGGCGCGGAGCCCGGATCCGGTGACGGCGCCGGCATCCTGGTGCAGATTCCCGATGCGTTCTTCCGTGCGGTCGTTGATTTCGATCTTCCGTCGTTCGGCTCCTACGCGGTCGGCACGGCGTTCCTGCCGGACTCCGACGAGGACGCCCAGAAGGCCGTCGACGCGATCGAGCGGATCGCCGGCGAGGAAGAGCTGCGCGTCGTCGGCTGGCGCGAGGTCCCGGTTACCCCGGAGCTGGTCGGTGCTACCGCCCGCTCGGTGATGCCCCGTTTCCGGCAGCTGTTCGTGGCCGGCACCGGCGACGCCGGCGGAATGACCCTCGAGCGTCGCGCGTTTGTGCTGCGCAAGCGTGCCGAGCACGAACTCGGGACGTACTTCCCGAGCCTGTCGGCGCGCACCATTGTCTACAAGGGGATGCTCACCACCGGGCAGCTGGAGCCGTTCTTCCCCGATCTGTCCGACCACCGGTTCGCCTCGGCGCTGGCAGTGGTCCACTCGCGGTTCTCCACCAACACCTTCCCGAGCTGGCCGCTGGCACACCCGTACCGTTACGTCGCGCACAACGGCGAGATCAACACGGTGCAGGGCAACCGGAACTGGATGCGCGCCCGCGAGTCGCTGCTCGCCAGCGACGTCATCCCGGGCGACCTGTCGCGGATCTACCCGATCGTGGACCCCACCGGCAGCGACTCCGCCAGCTTCGACGAGGTTCTCGAGCTGCTCCACCTGGGCGGGCGGAGCCTGCCACACGCGGTGCGGATGATGATCCCTGAGGCGTGGGAGAACCACGCCGGCCTGTCGGACGAGCGCCGGGCCTTCTTCGAGTTCCACAGCACGATCATGGAGCCGTGGGACGGCCCGGCCTGCGTGGTCTTCACCGACGGCAACCAGGTCGGGGCGGTGCTGGACCGTAACGGTCTACGACCCGGACGATGGTGGGTCACTGACGACGGCCTGGTGGTCCTGGCCTCCGAGGCCGGTGTGCTCGACATCGAGCAGTCCAAGGTGGTCCGCAAGGGCCGCCTCGAGCCGGGCCGGATGTTCCTCGCCGATCTCGATGAGCATCGCATCATCAGCGACGACGAGGTGATGGAGCAGCTAGCCAGCGCGGAGCCCTACGGCGAGTGGCTGCATGCCGGCCTGATCCGGCTGGGCGACCTACCCGAGCGTGAGCACATCACCCACACTCACGCGAGTGTTACCCGGCGCCAGCAGACGTTCGGCTACACCGAGGAAGACCTGCGGATCCTGCTCACCCCAATGGCGATGAAGGGTGCGGAACCGATCGGCTCCATGGGCACCGACACCCCCATCGCCACCTTGTCCGAGCGTCCGCGGATGCTCTTCGACTACTTCGCCCAGCTGTTCGCTCAGGTGACGAACCCGCCGCTGGATGCCATCCGGGAAGAGCTGGTGACGTCCCTGGCCGGCACCATCGGCCCCGAAGGCAATCTGCTGGATGCCGGACCGGCGTCGTGCCGGCAGATGGTGGTGCCGTTCCCGGTCATCGACAACGACGATCTCGCGAAGATCATTCACGTCAACCGCGACGGGAACCTGCCGGGTTACGCCACACACGTCATCCGCGGCTTGTACGACGTCGCGGGTGGGGGCACGGCGCTGGCTCGCAGGCTGGACGAGATCTGCAACGAGGCCTCGAAGGCCATCGACGCCGGAGCACGGATCATCGTGCTGTCCGACCGGCACTCCGACGCAACCCAAGCGCCGATCCCGTCGCTGCTGCTGACCGCCGCGGTCCACCACCACCTGGTGCGGGAGAAGACCCGCACGCTGGTGGGGCTGGTCATCGAGGCCGGCGACGTGCGCGAGGTGCACCACGTGGCCCTGCTGATCGGCTACGGCGCGGCAGCCGTCAACCCTTATCTCGCCATGGAGACGGTCGAAGACCTGGCGCGGCGCGGCACGCTGCTGCAGGACATCGCCCCGGAGAAAGCCGTCGCCAACCTCATCAAGGCGCTGGGCAAGGGTGTGCTCAAGGTGATGAGCAAGATGGGCGTCTCGACGGTCGCCTCCTACACCGGCGCCCAGATTTTCGAGGCGGTCGGGCTGGCGCGCGACGTCGTCGATCGCTACTTCACCGGAACCACCTCCAAGCTCGGTGGCATCGGCCTCGACGTCATCGCCGAGGAAGTGCGCCGCCGGCACGTGCGTGCCTACCCGCCGGGTGGTGGAGCGGCCGCCCACCGGTCCCTGGACGTCGGCGGAGAGTACCAGTGGCGTCGTGAGGGCGAGCACCACCTGTTCGACCCTGAGACCGTCTTCCGGCTGCAGCACTCCACCCGCGCCGGGCGCTACGACGTGTTCAAGCAGTACACCAAGCGGGTCGACGAACAAGCCAAGCGCCTGATGACGCTGCGCGGACTGTTCGGTTTCAAGGAGGGCGTGCGCCCGCCGGTGCCCATCGAGGAGGTTGAGCCGGTCGAGTCGATCGTTCGCCGCTTCTCCACAGGCGCGATGTCTTACGGCTCGATCAGCGGGGAAGCACACGAGACACTGGCGATCGCCATGAACCGGCTGGGCGGAAAGTCCAACACCGGTGAAGGCGGCGAGGACCCCGAGCGCCTCTACGACCCGGAGCGGCGCAGTGCGGTGAAGCAGATCGCCAGCGGCCGGTTCGGCGTCACCTCCGAATACCTCACCAACGCCGACGACCTCCAGATCAAGATGGCGCAGGGTGCCAAGCCCGGCGAGGGCGGTCAGCTGCCTGGTCCGAAGGTCTGGCCGTGGATCGCCAAGACCCGGCACTCGACGCCGGGTGTCGGCCTGATCTCGCCGCCGCCGCATCACGACATCTACTCGATCGAGGATCTGGCGCAGCTGATCCACGATCTGAAGAACTCCAACCCGTCGGCCAGGGTGCACGTCAAGCTCGTCGCAGAGGTGGGCGTCGGCACGGTCGCGGCTGGTGTGTCCAAGGCGCACGCCGACGTCGTGCTCATCTCCGGACACGACGGCGGCACCGGTGCCTCACCGCTGACGTCGCTGAAACACGCCGGTGGGCCGTGGGAGCTCGGGCTGGCCGAGACCCAGCAGACACTCCTGCTCAATGGGCTGCGTGACCGCATCGTCGTACAGACCGACGGCCAGCTCAAGACCGGCCGCGACGTCGTCATCGCGGCGTTGCTGGGTGCGGAGGAGTACGGTTTCTCCACCGCACCGCTGGTGGTGTCCGGCTGCGTCATGATGCGGGTCTGTCATCTGGACACCTGCCCGGTCGGTATCGCCACCCAGAACCCGGAGCTACGCCAGCGCTACACCGGCAAAGCCGAGTTCGTGGTCAACTTCTTCGAGTACATCGCCGAGGAGGTCCGCGAGTATCTGGCACAGCTGGGTTTCCGGTCGCTCGACGAGGCGATCGGCCACGCCGACGTGCTCGACACGACGGAGGCGGTGGAGCACTGGAAGGCGAACGGCCTCGACCTGTCGCCGCTGCTGTACATGCCGGAGCTTCCTGAGGGTGCTGCCCGGCGCCAGATCGTCGCGCAGGACCACGGCCTGGAGAAGGCGCTGGACAACCAGCTCATCTCGCTGGCCACGGACGCGCTCGAGCACGGCGAGCCGGTACGGGCCCAGGTGAACATCCGCAACGTCAACCGCACGGTCGGCACCATGCTCGGCCACGAGGTGACCAAGCGGTTCGGCACCAACGCGCTGCCCGACGACACCATCGACATCACTCTGGTCGGCTCGGCCGGTCAGTCGTTCGGCGCGTTCGTTCCACGCGGCATCACGCTGCGGCTGGAAGGCGACGCGAACGACTACCTCGGCAAGGGCCTGTCCGGCGGGCGGATCATTCTGCGCCCGGACCGCGATGCCGGGTTCGTCGCCGAGGAGAACGTCGTCACCGGTAACGTCACCGCCTACGGCGCCACGAGCGGCGAACTGTTCATTCGTGGCGTGGCCGGTGAGCGCTTCTGCGTGCGTAACTCCGGTGCGACGGCCGTCGTCGAAGGTGTCGGCGACCACGCCTGTGAGTACATGACCGGGGGAGTGGCGGTGATCCTGGGCCGCACCGGCCGCAACGTCGCCGCCGGCATGTCGGGCGGCACGGCCTACGTGCTGGACCTGGACGAGTCCAGGGTCAATCCGGAGATGGTCGAGCTGGAGGAGCCGTCCGAGGAAGCCCTCGAGCGGCTGCACGGGATCATCACCCGGCACCGCGACGAGACCGGATCGGCGGTGGCCGAGGCGCTGCTCGCCGACTGGGAGCAGGCCGCGGCGCGATTCACCACGATCATGCCGCGCGATTTCAAACGAGTGCTCGCCGCCAAGGCCGCCGCCGAGCGCGATGGAAGAGACGTTGACACGGCTGTGATGGAGGCGGCGCATGGCTGA
- a CDS encoding GMC family oxidoreductase N-terminal domain-containing protein yields the protein MRDVIVIGAGGGGPVVAKELAARGLDVLLLEAGPRHADPESEWTHLENDANNPLSGFLRFGPENRDAPAWYRETPQNSFIWQLSGVGGTTQHYFGNSPRAMAGVFAGYDGPDRDAYDTAHLFPFTYEDLVPYFEWVEATLPVQTAAMGTKESVFFRGCEGIGLPVQTSKTTTEDSFRPQENAILQPGGWAGKITGRDDPRLRFPEATGCTFCGYCMQGCSKPRGAPRNLAAKRSTDNSYVPMALTADVWADGGRPAELIADAYVTKIHSEQRGGETVATGVTWRVGATGEHHREDAAVVVLAGGCTEDPRLWLNSALPNPNGWVGRGYTDHFFDWVIGIFDDDTGSSRGAASAARADFPGRGGMENVGLTPGLQQFAATFSESGIRGHYANGRGPEGPWDGPAGRMIGPELKDALMNGIDRLLNVLVITDDDVEAQNRVTLSAFPADEHGPVPKVRFHQRQRSARTLANREFVARRAGEMLRAAGASKVVRVDWPPLLLHVQSSMRMGTSEEDSVLDANAEARWVKRLFIADNAALANSLGGPNPTLTAQALATRTAEKIFSRYFGGDGWVHREAPVVSTDTRISERLAELAL from the coding sequence ATGCGCGACGTGATCGTTATCGGCGCGGGCGGTGGCGGCCCGGTTGTCGCCAAGGAGCTGGCCGCACGCGGACTGGACGTGCTGCTCTTGGAGGCCGGTCCCCGGCACGCCGATCCGGAGTCGGAGTGGACACATCTGGAAAACGACGCGAACAATCCGCTCTCCGGTTTCCTGCGGTTCGGCCCGGAGAACCGCGACGCGCCGGCCTGGTACCGGGAGACACCGCAGAACTCGTTCATCTGGCAGCTGTCCGGCGTCGGCGGCACCACCCAGCACTATTTCGGTAACTCCCCGCGCGCTATGGCAGGGGTCTTCGCCGGGTACGACGGACCGGACCGCGACGCGTATGACACCGCGCACCTGTTCCCGTTCACCTACGAGGACCTGGTGCCGTACTTCGAGTGGGTCGAGGCGACCCTGCCGGTCCAGACCGCTGCCATGGGCACCAAGGAATCCGTCTTCTTCCGTGGCTGCGAGGGCATCGGGCTGCCGGTTCAGACGTCCAAGACCACCACCGAGGACTCGTTCCGCCCGCAGGAGAACGCGATCCTGCAGCCGGGCGGCTGGGCCGGGAAGATCACCGGCCGCGACGACCCTCGCCTGCGTTTCCCGGAGGCCACCGGCTGCACGTTCTGCGGGTACTGCATGCAGGGCTGCTCCAAGCCGCGTGGCGCGCCCCGCAACCTGGCAGCCAAACGGTCCACGGACAACAGCTACGTGCCGATGGCGCTGACCGCCGACGTGTGGGCGGATGGTGGCCGTCCAGCTGAACTGATCGCCGATGCCTACGTCACGAAGATCCACTCCGAGCAGCGCGGCGGGGAGACCGTCGCCACCGGCGTGACCTGGCGAGTGGGCGCTACCGGCGAGCATCACCGCGAGGACGCCGCCGTCGTCGTCCTCGCGGGCGGTTGCACCGAAGACCCGCGGTTGTGGCTGAACAGCGCGCTGCCCAACCCCAACGGATGGGTAGGGCGCGGTTACACCGACCACTTCTTCGACTGGGTGATCGGGATCTTCGATGACGACACCGGCTCGTCCCGGGGCGCGGCGTCGGCCGCGCGAGCGGACTTCCCGGGGCGCGGCGGCATGGAGAACGTCGGGCTGACCCCGGGGTTACAGCAGTTCGCGGCCACGTTCTCCGAAAGCGGCATTCGCGGGCACTACGCCAATGGCCGGGGCCCCGAAGGGCCCTGGGACGGACCGGCCGGCCGGATGATCGGGCCAGAGCTGAAAGACGCACTGATGAACGGGATCGACCGGCTGCTCAACGTGCTGGTGATCACCGACGACGACGTCGAGGCGCAGAACCGGGTCACGCTGTCCGCATTCCCCGCCGACGAGCACGGCCCAGTGCCGAAGGTCCGTTTCCACCAGCGCCAGCGGTCGGCCCGGACGCTGGCCAACCGGGAGTTCGTCGCCCGGCGAGCGGGCGAGATGTTGCGGGCTGCCGGGGCAAGCAAAGTGGTGCGGGTGGACTGGCCGCCCCTGCTGCTGCATGTGCAGTCCTCGATGCGGATGGGTACGTCGGAGGAGGACTCGGTACTCGACGCGAACGCGGAGGCGCGGTGGGTCAAGCGGCTGTTCATTGCCGACAACGCCGCGCTGGCCAACAGCCTGGGCGGCCCCAACCCGACGCTCACCGCTCAGGCGCTGGCCACCCGGACAGCCGAGAAGATCTTCAGCCGCTACTTCGGCGGTGATGGCTGGGTGCACCGCGAGGCCCCGGTGGTCTCCACCGACACCCGGATCTCCGAGCGGCTGGCAGAGCTCGCGCTGTAG
- a CDS encoding DsbA family protein gives MSSKKAEARERVKAMREEQARKDRARERMMRFGIAGAVLVGIAIIAVAVISNRGGDEDGPVEVPEAAISDEEGILVGDADAAVTITNWMDFLCPHCRTFEETNAALIDGWVEAGEVNVVYNPVTYTGGVNSGRANNALACAADEGMADEFVKGAFAQFQQWTNNSLVSLGSDLGIGGDYASCVRDGTYSNWSSAMTQAARDAGIQGTPTIFVNDQPVEDWSPEGLTAAVQAAAGGEVDDEAPDDDAADDGADEDGDTEDDAAEDDDDADADED, from the coding sequence ATGAGCTCCAAGAAGGCGGAGGCCCGCGAGCGGGTCAAGGCGATGCGCGAGGAGCAGGCGCGTAAGGATCGCGCCCGCGAGCGGATGATGCGCTTCGGTATCGCCGGCGCCGTACTAGTGGGTATTGCCATCATCGCCGTCGCGGTGATCAGCAACCGCGGAGGCGACGAAGACGGCCCGGTTGAGGTCCCGGAGGCCGCGATCAGCGATGAAGAAGGCATCTTGGTCGGTGACGCGGACGCGGCGGTCACTATCACCAACTGGATGGATTTCCTGTGCCCGCACTGCCGGACCTTTGAAGAGACCAATGCGGCGCTGATCGACGGATGGGTCGAGGCCGGCGAAGTCAACGTGGTGTACAACCCCGTTACCTACACCGGCGGCGTGAACTCGGGCCGGGCCAACAACGCACTGGCATGCGCCGCGGATGAGGGAATGGCCGACGAGTTCGTCAAGGGTGCCTTCGCCCAGTTTCAGCAGTGGACCAACAACTCACTCGTCAGCCTCGGCTCCGACCTCGGCATCGGCGGCGACTACGCGAGCTGCGTGCGCGACGGCACGTACTCGAACTGGTCGTCCGCGATGACCCAGGCGGCCCGCGACGCCGGCATCCAGGGCACCCCCACCATCTTCGTGAACGATCAGCCGGTCGAGGACTGGTCGCCCGAGGGGCTGACGGCCGCGGTCCAGGCAGCCGCTGGTGGTGAGGTCGACGACGAGGCCCCCGATGACGATGCCGCCGACGACGGAGCGGATGAGGACGGCGACACCGAGGACGATGCGGCCGAGGATGACGACGATGCCGACGCCGATGAAGACTAG
- the trpB gene encoding tryptophan synthase subunit beta: protein MATTVVSVSETPNATTQSETPGRFGPYGGRYVPEALVAALDELDREYQAAVADPAFGAELGGLLKSYTGRPTPITEAGRFGAEAASGARILLKREDLNHTGSHKINNVLGQALLTKRIGKKRVIAETGAGQHGVATATAAALMGLECVIYMGEEDTRRQALNVARMELLGATVVPVSTGSRTLKDAINEALRDWVTNVDTTNYVFGTVAGPHPFPTLVRDLQRIIGVEARQQVLELTGKLPDAVAACVGGGSNAIGIFHAFIDDAEVALYGYEAGGDGIDTGRHASTISAGSPGVLHGARSYLLQDEYGQTIESHSISAGLDYPGVGPEHSWLSDSGRAAYESVTDADAMEAFRLLCRTEGIIPAIESSHALAGARRLGAKLGPGAVILVNLSGRGDKDVDTAARWFGLLDEQNQPSSVTEEK from the coding sequence ATGGCGACTACTGTCGTCAGCGTGAGCGAGACGCCTAACGCCACCACTCAGTCCGAGACCCCCGGCCGGTTCGGCCCATACGGTGGCCGATATGTGCCGGAAGCGCTCGTCGCGGCCCTCGACGAGTTAGATCGTGAATACCAAGCCGCAGTCGCCGACCCCGCTTTCGGGGCGGAGCTGGGCGGGCTGCTGAAGTCGTATACGGGACGGCCCACGCCGATCACGGAGGCTGGCCGATTCGGGGCCGAAGCGGCATCCGGCGCGCGGATCCTGCTGAAGCGTGAAGACCTCAACCACACCGGGTCGCACAAGATCAACAACGTGCTCGGGCAGGCGTTGCTGACGAAGCGGATCGGCAAGAAACGGGTCATCGCCGAGACCGGGGCCGGCCAGCACGGCGTCGCGACCGCCACTGCGGCTGCCTTGATGGGTCTCGAATGCGTCATCTACATGGGCGAGGAGGACACCCGCAGGCAGGCGCTGAACGTCGCCCGTATGGAGCTGCTCGGCGCGACGGTCGTGCCGGTGTCCACCGGCTCGCGGACGCTGAAGGATGCGATCAACGAGGCCTTACGTGACTGGGTCACCAACGTCGACACCACCAATTACGTCTTCGGGACCGTTGCTGGTCCGCACCCGTTCCCCACCCTGGTCCGCGACCTGCAGCGGATCATCGGTGTCGAAGCGCGCCAGCAAGTTCTGGAGCTCACCGGAAAACTGCCGGATGCGGTGGCGGCGTGCGTCGGAGGCGGGTCGAACGCCATCGGCATCTTCCACGCCTTCATCGACGACGCCGAGGTCGCCCTGTACGGGTACGAAGCCGGCGGCGACGGCATCGACACCGGCAGACACGCCTCGACCATCAGCGCCGGGAGCCCTGGCGTGCTGCACGGCGCTCGCTCCTATCTGTTGCAGGACGAGTACGGGCAGACCATCGAGTCGCATTCGATCTCGGCCGGCCTGGACTATCCCGGGGTGGGGCCGGAGCACTCCTGGCTGAGCGACTCCGGCCGTGCCGCCTACGAGTCCGTGACCGACGCCGACGCCATGGAGGCTTTCCGGCTGTTGTGCCGGACGGAGGGGATCATCCCGGCCATCGAGAGCTCGCACGCGCTCGCCGGTGCTCGCCGCCTGGGCGCCAAGCTCGGCCCTGGTGCGGTGATCCTGGTGAACCTCTCCGGCCGAGGTGACAAGGACGTGGACACCGCCGCTCGCTGGTTCGGTTTGCTCGATGAGCAGAATCAGCCCAGTTCTGTGACGGAGGAGAAGTGA
- the lgt gene encoding prolipoprotein diacylglyceryl transferase produces MNTILPITLPVALPSSIPSPEQAEIQLGPLPIRAYALAIIIGIVVAIWLGTRRWAARGGVPEAVVDIAIWAVPFGIVGARIYHVVTDYQLYFSEGRDPMRAFEIWQGGLGIWGAIAGGALGAWIACRRRNIPLPAMADALAPGILIAQGIGRWGNYFNNELYGRQTDLPWGLEVHQMENGRAVRGPDGEPVLLDGLYHPTFLYESLWAFAVAGLLIWADRRFRLGHGRVFALYVAGYTLGRSLFEYLRIDEANEILGLRVNQWVSALLFVAAVVYVIWSARTRPGRETPEELRGTYAEPGDVAETSDDAEKPEGAAPGGTSTEDESTPTSSGDESSTTRAGDESGDADDVAVPQRTEAGGESGSSDAEDTPGSEK; encoded by the coding sequence GTGAACACGATCTTGCCGATTACGTTGCCGGTCGCCCTGCCGTCGTCCATCCCCAGTCCGGAGCAGGCCGAGATACAGCTCGGGCCGCTGCCGATACGTGCGTATGCGCTGGCCATCATCATCGGCATTGTGGTGGCCATCTGGCTGGGCACCCGGCGCTGGGCGGCCCGCGGTGGCGTGCCCGAGGCCGTCGTCGACATCGCCATCTGGGCGGTGCCATTCGGGATCGTGGGCGCCCGGATCTATCACGTCGTCACCGATTACCAGCTGTACTTCAGTGAGGGTCGCGACCCGATGCGCGCCTTCGAGATCTGGCAAGGTGGTCTCGGCATCTGGGGGGCGATCGCCGGTGGCGCGCTGGGCGCCTGGATCGCCTGCCGCCGGCGGAACATCCCGTTGCCCGCGATGGCCGACGCGCTCGCCCCAGGCATTCTGATCGCGCAGGGTATCGGCCGATGGGGCAACTACTTCAACAACGAGCTCTACGGCCGCCAGACTGACCTGCCGTGGGGCCTTGAAGTCCATCAGATGGAGAACGGCCGGGCCGTGCGTGGCCCGGACGGCGAGCCGGTGTTGCTGGACGGCTTGTACCACCCGACGTTCCTGTACGAGTCGTTGTGGGCCTTCGCGGTGGCCGGCCTGTTGATCTGGGCCGACCGCCGGTTCCGGCTCGGGCACGGCCGAGTGTTCGCGCTGTACGTCGCCGGGTACACGCTGGGGCGCAGCTTGTTCGAATACCTGCGCATCGACGAGGCGAACGAGATCCTCGGACTGCGGGTCAATCAATGGGTCTCGGCGCTGCTGTTCGTGGCCGCGGTTGTCTACGTCATCTGGTCGGCGCGGACTCGGCCGGGCCGCGAAACACCGGAGGAACTGCGCGGCACATACGCCGAACCAGGTGATGTGGCGGAGACCAGCGACGACGCGGAGAAACCCGAAGGGGCCGCTCCCGGCGGCACATCGACTGAGGACGAGTCCACCCCCACGTCCAGCGGTGACGAATCCAGCACTACCCGCGCCGGCGACGAGTCCGGCGACGCGGACGACGTCGCCGTGCCGCAGCGGACCGAGGCGGGCGGCGAATCCGGCTCGTCCGACGCTGAGGACACGCCGGGCAGTGAGAAGTAA
- the trpA gene encoding tryptophan synthase subunit alpha: MTTAAAFEKARAEGRAALVGYLPAGYPSVDGAIDAFKAMIDSGVDIVEVGLPYSDPLMDGPVIQTAVEAALRNGANTGDVLRTVEAVAAATDAPTLVMSYWNPIDRYGVDRFARDLAAAGGAGVITPDLIPDEAGDWLPAARRDDLDTVFLVAPSSTDERIALTTEACRGFVYAASTMGVTGTRDQVGGAAAELVARTRKTTGLPVAVGLGVSDAAQAAEVAGFADGVIVGSAFVRCLLEADDAAAGARTAAALAGELARGVRHRP, from the coding sequence GTGACGACGGCGGCAGCGTTCGAGAAAGCCCGTGCGGAAGGACGCGCGGCGCTGGTCGGCTACCTGCCGGCTGGTTACCCGAGTGTCGACGGCGCGATCGACGCGTTCAAGGCGATGATCGATTCAGGCGTCGACATTGTGGAGGTAGGGCTTCCGTACAGCGATCCGCTGATGGACGGCCCGGTGATCCAGACAGCGGTGGAGGCGGCCCTGAGGAACGGTGCCAACACCGGCGACGTGCTTCGCACGGTGGAAGCGGTGGCAGCGGCGACTGACGCGCCCACGCTGGTCATGTCCTACTGGAATCCGATCGACCGCTATGGCGTCGACAGATTCGCCAGGGACCTTGCCGCTGCCGGTGGCGCGGGTGTGATCACCCCGGATCTCATCCCGGACGAGGCTGGTGACTGGCTGCCCGCGGCCCGTCGCGACGATCTCGACACTGTCTTCCTGGTGGCGCCGTCGTCGACGGACGAGCGCATCGCGCTGACCACGGAGGCGTGCCGGGGTTTCGTGTACGCGGCGTCGACCATGGGCGTGACGGGTACCCGGGATCAGGTCGGTGGCGCGGCGGCAGAGCTGGTGGCGCGGACCCGCAAGACGACGGGCCTGCCGGTGGCGGTTGGTCTCGGGGTTTCCGACGCGGCTCAGGCCGCCGAGGTGGCCGGTTTCGCCGACGGTGTGATCGTCGGATCGGCGTTTGTGCGCTGCCTGCTCGAGGCGGACGACGCCGCTGCCGGTGCCCGCACGGCCGCCGCTCTGGCTGGCGAGCTTGCTCGAGGCGTTCGTCATCGGCCATGA